The Eremothecium cymbalariae DBVPG#7215 chromosome 1, complete sequence DNA segment TAGAATAGTAAGACTATGTCTCAAGATTATTCCAAGGCTATTGGTACAGTTGACCGAGGTGTACTAGTCGGAAATGAGTTAAAGGATGTAAAGTCAGGAAATGTGTTGACTGGGAGTGATACGAcagaattttttgaaaaggcGTCAGTGCAGAAAAGTGATTTCgaatattttgaaggagatgaGACGAAGTTTCGAAGGTTTGTTAATTCGTTCAAGAAAGCTCCAGGGAGAGAAAATGACCAAGAGTCGTTACaggataataataaacatgaaaaattaaagcAGACAATCAGACCTCGACATGTGGTTATGATTTCTTTGGGTACCGGAATCGGTACTGGGTTGTTAGTCGGTACTGGTAAGGCTTTATACAACGGTGGACCTGGTGGTTTGGCTGTTGGCTTTTTTGTAATGGGAACATGTGTATACTGTGTTATTCAAGCCGCAGGTGAAATGGCTGTGAACTACCCTGCTTTGTCTGGAGGTTTCAATGCATACCCATCATTTCTGGTTGATCCAGGGTTTGGGTTCGCAACGGCATGGTTGTATTgtatacaatggttatgTGTGTTCCCATTGGAGTTAGTTACCGCCTCCATCACAATAAAATATTGGACTACTGCTATAAACCCTGATATTTTTGTGGCTGTATTTTACCTGCTTATTATCgtcatcaatttttttgGTGCCAGAGGCTATGCAGAAGCGgaatttttcttcaacacTTGCAAGGTGCTGATGATAATAGGGTTTTTCATCGTCGGCATTTTGGTCAACACCGGTGCTGCTGGTAATGATGGGTATATCGGTGCAAAGTACTGGAGGGAGCCTGGGTCTTTCGGAGGCCATACAGCGATAGATCATTTCAAGGGTGTCGTCTCTACTTTGGTCAACGCCGCGTTTAGTTTGGGATGCTCCGAGTTCGTTGCATTGACAGCCGCAGAACAAGCGAACCCCCGTAAGTCTGTTCCGTCTGCTGCCAAGAAAATGCTTTACAAAGTTTTTGTCGTATTTTTGGGTTCGGTCACCCTAATTGGCTTTTTGGTTCCCAAGAACTCCTCTGAGTTAATGGGTTCCACCGATTCTTCAGTCCATGTGTCCCCTTACGTTATTGCAGTTGCGTCACACGGTGTAAGGGTTGTTCCTCACTTCATTAATGCTGTAATTCTACTTTCGGTGTTGTCCGTTGGTAACTCTGCGTTCTACTCGTCTTCGCGTCTACTTCTATCATTGGCTGAACAAGGGTATGCTCCTCCCGTATTTAAATACATCGACCGTCAAGGTAGACCGCTAATGGCGATGATGGTATCTATCACTATGGGTTGTCTCTGTTTTGTTGCTGCGTCTCCAAAGGAGGAGACCGTATTCATCTGGCTTTTAGCAATTTCTGGTTTGTCTCAATTATTTACATGGACATCCATCTGTATTTCCCACATCCGTTTCAGAAAGGCACTACTAGTTCAAGGTAGGGGCTGGGACGGCTTAGGATTCAAGGCCCAAACAGGTGTTTGGGGTTCCTATTATTCCGCTGTAATTATGATACTGACGTTCATTGCTCAGTTTTGGACCTGCCTAATACCTATGGGTTCCAGCAAACCAAATGCCGAATCCTTCTTTGAAGGTTACCTTGCCTTCCCCATATTTGTCGCCCTATATTTTGGTTACAAAATTTACAATAAAAACTGGCAATTGTTCATACCTGCAGAAAAGATCGACCTTGATTTACATCGGAAAATCTTTGACGCTGACGTCCTCAAGCAAGAGGATGCAGAATACAGAGCAAAATTGCGGGATTCAAGCATGTGGCACCGTATCGCAGCCCTATGGTGTTGAATTCGCACCTATGAAAACCAACAAAATCTACGAACTATTGCATTGTATTATTACAATTAGGTATTTAACATTATATATTCCCTCAAAAAAAGGCTGCCCATAATTGTGCATTGAACCATCAACTTTCAGAAAAAGGGGGAATATATGATTACACAGATATATTACTATATGCTTTAATACATTtaagatatttattttcagTTTTATGAACAC contains these protein-coding regions:
- a CDS encoding amino acid permease (similar to Ashbya gossypii AFR698C) is translated as MSQDYSKAIGTVDRGVLVGNELKDVKSGNVLTGSDTTEFFEKASVQKSDFEYFEGDETKFRRFVNSFKKAPGRENDQESLQDNNKHEKLKQTIRPRHVVMISLGTGIGTGLLVGTGKALYNGGPGGLAVGFFVMGTCVYCVIQAAGEMAVNYPALSGGFNAYPSFLVDPGFGFATAWLYCIQWLCVFPLELVTASITIKYWTTAINPDIFVAVFYLLIIVINFFGARGYAEAEFFFNTCKVLMIIGFFIVGILVNTGAAGNDGYIGAKYWREPGSFGGHTAIDHFKGVVSTLVNAAFSLGCSEFVALTAAEQANPRKSVPSAAKKMLYKVFVVFLGSVTLIGFLVPKNSSELMGSTDSSVHVSPYVIAVASHGVRVVPHFINAVILLSVLSVGNSAFYSSSRLLLSLAEQGYAPPVFKYIDRQGRPLMAMMVSITMGCLCFVAASPKEETVFIWLLAISGLSQLFTWTSICISHIRFRKALLVQGRGWDGLGFKAQTGVWGSYYSAVIMILTFIAQFWTCLIPMGSSKPNAESFFEGYLAFPIFVALYFGYKIYNKNWQLFIPAEKIDLDLHRKIFDADVLKQEDAEYRAKLRDSSMWHRIAALWC